The following is a genomic window from Leptolyngbyaceae cyanobacterium.
ATGAGAGTGGGGTCTGCCCAAGCTATCAACCCAATCCAAACATGATTGGTAAGACACCACACCCCTGGCAGGAAAAATGCTCCCCAATTCCAACCGTGAATTTCATCCGGTACTTGAACGGAATTATCAAGTAAGCTACCTCGACCGGAATTATTAGCAAATACCGTTGGTTTGGGTTGATGAAAAGTTCCGATGGATTCTATTGCTTGCAGTATTTCTTCACTGGATTGAAAACGCTCGTAAGGTTTATCAGCTAACATTCGCAATAAAATTGCTTTGAATTGAGGGCTGAGATTTGGCAGTTCTTTTTCCCACAACCAATTCATCGTTTGCGGATCGATGAGTTGCGGTGGCTGTTTCCCAGTCATCAACACGATTGCCGTTACTCCCAAAGCGTACAAATCGCTATACGGTGCAACTATTCCCATTCGCATTTGCTCATCTGGTGCATAGCCAACTTTACCCAATCTAGTACTAGTATCAGGTGCTAATTGATTTGGGTAACCTACTAATTGATGAGCAACATTAATGGCAATTCGCTTTACTCCACCTAAGTCGATTAAAATCGGTACTCGATCGTGAGAACGGCAAATAATATTATCTGGAGAGATATCGCGATGGATGATTCCTTGACGGTGGAGATAAGTTAAGACTGGTAGTAATTGACCCAAAAGTTGAAGGATTTCTGTTTCGCTGAAAAATTCCCCTTGTTGCGATCGCTGATTTAATAAAGATTGATAAGTTTGTCCTTCTATAAATTCTTGGACTAAGTACAACTGTTTCCCTTCTTGGAAGAACTCGCCAAATCGAGGTATCTGGGAATGTTTGAGTTTGTGAAGCATCACCGCTTCTCGTTCAAACAGTTCCTCTGCTTTCATCAGATTATATTTGCCTTGTACGGATGGGGTAAATTCTTTGATGACGACTTGTTCGTTAAATCGACCGGTATCTCTTGCTAGGTAGGT
Proteins encoded in this region:
- a CDS encoding serine/threonine-protein kinase, which encodes MAKATIAEVGAITSMSAITCSQGHQNSAGSRFCSRCGESLQGTIATVLGTGTAQTELQNGIKLRDRYIIQHELGRGGFGRTYLARDTGRFNEQVVIKEFTPSVQGKYNLMKAEELFEREAVMLHKLKHSQIPRFGEFFQEGKQLYLVQEFIEGQTYQSLLNQRSQQGEFFSETEILQLLGQLLPVLTYLHRQGIIHRDISPDNIICRSHDRVPILIDLGGVKRIAINVAHQLVGYPNQLAPDTSTRLGKVGYAPDEQMRMGIVAPYSDLYALGVTAIVLMTGKQPPQLIDPQTMNWLWEKELPNLSPQFKAILLRMLADKPYERFQSSEEILQAIESIGTFHQPKPTVFANNSGRGSLLDNSVQVPDEIHGWNWGAFFLPGVWCLTNHVWIGLIAWADPTLILSLGMPWLTTGVILGFKGNEWAWKSRRWRSIAEFKAHQRAWAIAGWLIVGTILAALLVILVIIGLLLILGIISIGMIK